The following coding sequences lie in one Anoplolepis gracilipes chromosome 4, ASM4749672v1, whole genome shotgun sequence genomic window:
- the LOC140665425 gene encoding transmembrane protein 120 homolog codes for MDLDAETSEGLTKEWNDLAQDYKELEALNREYLAKLDEIGELQAKCVKGISHQKYRMSIISKMLKQLKTREELQKSMTRREQQLHEIEQTLPKSNGTYLQIILGSVNVSILNKSDKFKYKDEYEKFKLVLSVIGFVLSVINLFTNVRTLELSFMFLLVWYYCTLTIRESILKVNGSKIKGWWRFHHFLSTVVSAVLLVWPNTGPWYIFRSQFMWFNVYISVVQYLQFRYQRGVLYRLKALGERDNMDITIEGFHSWMWRGLSFLLPFLFVGYLFQLYNAYTLYKLAYHLEATWHVSVLSAMFLVLFLGNTTTTIMVIPQKLVKERVKDHLFASKSDRRKERTVHNKDNKSEKSE; via the exons ATGGACCTGGACGCCGAAACTTCCGAAGGACTGACCAAGGAATGGAACGACCTGGCACAAGATTACAAAGAACTCGAG GCACTAAATAGGGAATATCTTGCGAAATTAGACGAGATTGGTGAGCTGCAAGCAAAATGTGTCAAAGGTATCTCACACCAAAAATACCGAATGAGCATAATATCCAAGATGTTAAAACA ATTGAAAACAAGAGAGGAATTACAAAAATCTATGACAAGGAGAGAACAGCAGCTACACGAGATAGAACAAACATTACCTAAGTCAAATGGCACATatcttcaaattattttaggcAGTGTTAACGTCtccatattaaataaaagtgacAA ATTCAAGTACAAAGatgaatatgaaaaatttaaattagttcTGTCAGTAATTGGATTTGTACTATCtgtaataaatctatttactAATGTAAG GACCTTAGAACTTAGTTTTATGTTTCTTCTCGTTTGGTACTATTGCACCTTGACAATAAGAGAAAGTATACTCAAAGTGAATGGATCGAAAATTAAAGGATGGTGGAGATTTCATCATTTCCTTTCAACTGTTGTATCTGCTGTTCTACTAGTTTGGCCAAACACAGGACCGTGGTATATATTTCGTAGCCAATTCATGTGGttcaatgtatatatta gTGTCGTTCAGTACTTGCAATTTCGATACCAACGTGGCGTTTTGTATCGTTTGAAAGCACTGGGCGAAAGAGACAATATGGACATTACTATCGAAGGATTTCATTCGTGGATGTGGCGTGGTCTTTCCTTTCTGCTGCCATTTCTCTTCGTCGGTTACCTGTTTCAACTTTATAATGCGTACACGTTATACAAATTGGCATATCATCTAGAGGCGACGTGGCATGTATCAGTACTCAGTGCCATGTTCCTTGTACTATTCCTAGGCAATACCACTACTACCATCATGGTGATTCCGCAGAAACTCGTCAAAGAACGCGTCAAAGACCATCTGTTCGCGTCCAAGTCTGATCGCAGGAAGGAAAGAACTGTACACAATAAGGACAACAAAAGCGAAAAGAGTGAGTGA
- the Atg1 gene encoding serine/threonine-protein kinase unc-51 isoform X2: MEIIGDYEYNPKDLIGTGAFAVVFRGRHRKALTKLHHENVVALYDCKESNHNVFLVMEYCNGGDLGDYLNAKGTLSEDTIRLFLKQLVRAMKVLHAKGIVHRDLKPQNILLNHNCGKACPQPHEITLKIADFGFARFLQEGVMAATLCGSPMYMAPEVIMSLQYDAKADLWSIGTILYQCLTGKAPHPANNPHALKSIYENTVNLVPSIPPGTSPELTNLLMGLLRREATDRMDFDVFFGHAFLTGTRDSPSPSPVPTELPASPGTMVIPIEEGTPIVNKSEPETTETPCSSPEDDFVLVPSDISSDTDNNPPVKYTRQVSREAISPPRPCISKLGEYARQTSREAISPPRPCYLPISEPIPVPCQRNTTVQQPPQSPSTNAARSGGSSVVPRSQPISMKRSVDSHRNHPPDIGSLSPPSVQFVIGTPPGRRLSETPPPPNTWQVSPVARHSHTPSGTSPLRRSTGNNSASSPLLTGPLAVLGSPTSRAFQDNNNTLRHSPVIPFGTRAVTLPEISEAGSFQNLFPDIPPTTIDDRPLTFIAPELPEETLMEREHNEILAKLNFVVALCECVCEVARSRAGPLGNIEQPTPLSGIEQIGNAATRKRAEQVILLVRALQWLSSGLNLATQELKAGRLQPTATVKEVVSTMNEKFKSCLMECKQLNSAGLLRQTGATADKILYNHAIHMCQSAALDELFGKGGECFQRYHTAQILLHSLAQHVTHSQDRALLIKYKEAVEKRLYVLQQQGYIYATELT, translated from the exons CAAAAGGTACTCTCTCCGAGGACACCATTAGATTGTTTCTCAAGCAATTGGTTCGTGCAATGAAGGTGTTGCATGCCAAAGGAATAGTTCATAGAGATCTCAAACCACAAAATATTCTGTTAAATCATAATTGTGGTAAAGCTTGTCCACAACCACATGAAATAACGTTGAAGATAG CGGATTTTGGTTTCGCTAGGTTCTTACAAGAAGGTGTAATGGCTGCAACTCTATGTGGATCACCAATGTATATGGCGCCCGAAGTCATCATGTCCTTACAGTACGACGCTAAGGCGGATCTGTGGTCCATTGGAACTATCTTGTATCAATGTCTCACTGGAAAAGCACCACACCCTGCAAACAATCCTCATGCGCTCAAGTCAATCTATGAGAACACTGTTAATCTCGTTCCTAG tatACCTCCTGGAACGTCGCCCGAGTTGACGAATCTCTTGATGGGCTTGTTGAGGCGTGAGGCGACCGATCGTATGGACTTCGATGTATTCTTCGGTCATGCGTTCCTAACGGGTACTCGAGACAGTCCTAGTCCAAGTCCGGTACCCACCGAACTGCCTGCGTCTCCGGGTACAATGGTGATTCCGATCGAGGAAGGAACGCCGATTGTCAATAAGTCAGAACCTGAGACGACAGAAACTCCATGTTCTAGTCCTGAGGACGATTTTGTTCTTGTACCGAGTGATATCAGCAGTGATACCGATAATAATCCACCAGTAAA atataccAGACAAGTGAGCAGGGAAGCCATCAGTCCACCCCGACCCTGCATATCAAAATTGGGCGA ATATGCTAGACAAACAAGCAGGGAAGCTATCAGCCCACCCCGGCCATGCTATCTGCCAATCTCTGAGCCGATTCCTGTTCCGTGTCAACGAAATACAACGGTTCAGCAGCCCCCGCAATCTCCCTCGACAAATGCCGCCCGTTCCGGTGGCAGCAGCGTCGTTCCTCGTTCTCAACCTATCAGTATGAAACGCAGTGTGGATTCTCACAGGAATCATCCACCAGACATTGGCTCCCTCAGTCCGCCTAGCGTGCAATTTGTCATCGGTACTCCACCCGGCAGAag ATTAAGTGAGACTCCACCGCCGCCCAATACATGGCAAGTCAGCCCCGTAGCAAGGCACTCGCACACGCCGAGCGGGACCTCGCCGTTGCGGCGTTCCACAGGGAACAACAGCGCGTCTTCGCCGCTACTCACGGGTCCGTTGGCAGTGCTCGGTTCGCCGACCTCGCGAGCTTTTCAGGACAACAACAACACTCTCAGACACTCACCTGTTATACCTTTTGGTACCAGAGCTGTCACTCTTCCGGAGATATCCG AAGCCGGTAGTTTCCAAAACCTCTTTCCGGATATACCACCTACGACGATCGATGATCGTCCGTTGACGTTCATCGCGCCAGAATTACCGGAAGAGACACTAATGGAACGCGAGCATAACGAAATCCTGGCAAAACTGAACTTCGTCGTCGCGTTGTGCGAATGTGTGTGCGAAGTCGCCCGATCCAGAGCCGGACCGCTTGGTAATATCGAGCAACCAACGCCGCTCAGTGGTATCGAGCAAATCGGTAACGCAGCTACCAGAAAACGCGCCGAGCAAGTCATTCTGCTGGTTCGGGCTCTTCAGTGGCTTAGTTCGGGCCTGAATCTGGCTACTCAAGAACTCAAAGCTGGAAGGCTACAACCGACGGCCACTGTGAAAGAAG ttgtCAGCACCATGAACGAGAAATTCAAGTCATGTTTGATGGAATGTAAGCAACTCAACAGTGCGGGGCTTCTTCGTCAAACAGGAGCCACAGCAGACAAGATATTGTACAATCATGCGATTCACATG tgTCAATCGGCGGCATTGGACGAGTTATTCGGCAAAGGCGGTGAATGTTTCCAGCGCTATCATACGGCGCAGATATTATTGCACTCGTTGGCGCAGCATGTCACTCATAGTCAAGATCGAGCTCTGCTTAtcaaat ACAAGGAGGCCGTGGAGAAGCGGTTATATGTGCTACAACAGCAAGGATACATTTACGCGACTGAACTTACGTAG
- the Tspo gene encoding translocator protein yields the protein MPVRINWPLLTATVCPNVGGWVGGYITKQNMSWYETLKKSKIIPPNWLFAPVWTTLYCTMGYSSYLVWRDGGGLQEAAIPLSVYGLNLVLNWSWSPLFFGTHNVKWALYEIVALSASTATLGIAFYHVNPVAGYLIIPYFVWTSLATVFNYVIYRDNKQLPAVEKTEEKKN from the exons ATGCCGGTGCGGATCAATTGGCCTCTATTGACGGCAACAGTCTGCCCTAACGTCGGCGGCTGGGTCGGCGGATATATCACTAAACAGAATATGAGCTGGTACGAG ACAttgaaaaaatcgaaaattattcCGCCGAACTGGCTGTTCGCACCTGTATGGACCACTCTTTACTGTACAATGGGCTACTCGTCGTACCTGGTGTGGCGGGACGGGGGTGGCCTGCAGGAGGCGGCTATACCGCTCAGCGTATACGGTCTTAATCTTGTCCTCAACTGGTCGTGGTCGCCGCTCTTCTTCGGAACTCACAACGTTAAATGG GCTCTCTATGAAATTGTAGCGTTGTCGGCTAGCACAGCGACACTTGGAATTGCATTCTATCACGTCAATCCTGTCGCCGGCTATCTCATCATTCCCTACTTTGTATGGACTTCTCTCGCCACAGTATTTAACTACGTCATCTATCGGGATAACAAACAGCTCCCAGCTGTCGAGAAGActgaggaaaagaaaaattaa